The Pongo abelii isolate AG06213 chromosome 7, NHGRI_mPonAbe1-v2.0_pri, whole genome shotgun sequence genome contains the following window.
TGTCATATACAACTTTGACATTTTGGAAAGAGTACAGGCCATGGTGTTTAATAACAATAGAGAGATGTATATGAAATGTAAATGGCTGTATATGGGTATACTCTGCCTTTATTCACTGAGACGGTTTAGAAGTAATGGCATCTCCCTAGCCATGTGCACACTTGACACCCAGaacttggtttctaaataccatttcccACTAAAAGGAATCTGGGTTCTCTGGAGAAATGGCTGTTTACTGCACTGGAGCTTATATTCTGccagaagcaagaaaaaaataagaaattattaaattatgCAAGCAATTATAGATTGTGAGAGgtgctataataaaatatagatgATATATTAAGGGAGAGTCCAACTTTTGTTATGGTGGTTAGAGCACGACTCTCTGAATAAGTTTCGTTtaagctgagactcagagaagggaAAAGGGGCAGCCATGCAAAGAATGTGGAGAAGAGAATTAGGCAtaaggaacagaaagttaaaagacCCTGATGTCAAAAGGGTTTAGCTTGCTCACAGATGAGAGGAAAGCATTGTGGCTGGAGCCTAGTACTGGGTAATGTTGTTGGGGATGGCCAGGGAGAATGTGGGTGTGATATCACATCAGGTTGGAAAGACAGGCATGGGCTACTAAACTTAGCAATTTACATTGTATTCTGGGTAGAATGGGAAAATCTTAGGAAGATTTAATGTGGGTAGTGACATGATGTGACTTAAGTGtttaaaagatcattctggctgctttgcgaaaaataaattagaaagggTTTGAGAATGGAAGCAGAGAGACCTGATAAAAGACAATTATGAAAGCTCAGGCAAGAAATAATGGTGGCCTGCACAAGGGTGGTGGCAGTAGAGATAAAAATATGTGGATGAATTCAGATTACATTTTGGAGTTACAAACACCAGAATTAATGTTAGATTAAATGTGTGATGTGGCTGAGGAAAAAGGAAACTTGAAGGAAAATGTCCAGGTTAGAATCTTGGCATCAATCTTAGAGAAGAAAAGCAACAGCTCCATTTTGTTGACTGAGTGTGTTTGAAACGAGTTCTTGATTGGAGTGTGTTGATGGGAGTGTGTTTGAAATGAGTTTTAGAAACCAAACGAAAATATTACACAAACAGGAAAAATGTACAACAATTTAAAGTTCCTATGGGATATTCTTACTTTTTTATGAGATTAGAGTTCAATACTTAAATGAGAATATCTGCATCATTTCATCAAACGTGAAAAGTTAAAGGAAATCTTTGTTATCTTCAGATTTTCTGGAAATTTAAATAGTACTATGTGTGCTTGGAAAGATAAAATATTGACAGTACCTATGATGATTTAAGGggaaaattgtaagaaaaattaattttctaagatAGTTTGAAGCTACAATTGAATAAAGGAGAATGTAAGTTAAACATCAGAAGTAATTTTCTGGGCAAGAATAATTCAAATCATAATGTCTTTTAAAGGCTTGTGAAAGCTCTTTCAACTGcgactttaaaaataagaatttagaaAGGCtagtttaaaaggaagaaaaatacattgcaaaggagatgaaataaatattctaataatgtttttaaaagtattattactGTTTGTGAAGCCAAATCCAGTTAGTTAAATGTTCCACCTTTTTCCACAGTGCTCTTTGTATAATGTATTACAATTAGTGAAGGTGAAGTTAAATGGGCCAGTGTAATATTTTAGATGCCATTTCTGGAAGTTTCTGTAATATTGAGTAGAAATTTTATTAAGGAGCATATCTCATGCAAAATGAGGGTGTGCCAAAGAGAGGCAGGAGAAAATTGGACTAtcaatttccagaaaaaaaaaagaatatttacctCTACTTGAGTGCAGGGAAAATCGATTTTGGAAGAGTATAACATAACATTTAGCTGAAAAACATATTGTAATTCTTGTGAATAAAAGAATTTGATCTCAAATGCAAAGAATTTTCATTCCAAAACAACTCTCATAAACACAGTGTAtgtaaatatgatttatttttaaaaatggacacatttttccatttttaaggtTAGATCTTGAAATTATATGTATTAATCTATTTTCCATTAAGAATTCTACTTTTATAGAAAAGTTATTTGGGGAAAAGTATATTCTTGATCCCAAGGATTGGCAGTCTTTTTATTGTGCAtaggtatttaaaatttttttagcaaaaataattttaatataccaTTTCTGTGAAAGCagtgattttaattaaaaatgagtgtgtcattatttatatattgattcCCCAATTTGTCTCCACAAGGATTTGAAACAGAGTGTAACATTGTGAATCTGAGAAGCAAAGCATCTCTGTCATTATACAACATTACACCTCAGTAAAAGGGGAGATGTGAGGGCTGTTTAAATGCCATGAAGAGAGGCATGAGAAAAATCAATGCTGAAATGAGTAATTGAATGATGTTGGCAGGGGCTGAGTAGGTCATCATTAGGCATGACATGATTATGACGACATTTCTAGAGTTATTCGACCTAATGTACATGATATCTAGTAAGACTAGAAATTACATTTACTGCTTTGATTTACATAACGCTTTAAATAATTAGAACGTAGTCATCAGGCTAATATGATGCAGAGGAAGATGGAATAATCAGACAGTCAGATAATTCAGTGGCAATGGTGACCTTGACAATGCTGGCATTTTGTTACTTTCTTGAGAACCTGAGAAAACACTTCCTCACTGAAAGTAAGACTACAGACCTTataaaacagaactaaaaacaaaattcaacacagcCAATAATGATACTTGTGAGACCTTCTGTGGCACATGCTTATGATGGACATTTCTACATGGAGAGTGAAATAGGTAACCTTATTTAGTACATGATAATTGGTGCAGCATCCCAGATGAGCATCTTTTTGTTTATTAAACCTTATGTCCTGTAACCAAAGCCGAGACTTCCATTTGGGGCTTTCCATCATGCTGGAATCTACCTGAGAgcagatttttgctttttcttcctttcttagtAATGTTGTTACACCCAGAAAAGGAAAGGCAGAGCAATGCTGGAGAACACTACCGTTAGGTCCTATTTTACTCATATTATGTAGCTCTGTATGTTCGAACCACATCTTCTTAGAAATGgactctattttaaaataaaaagaaaagaaaaatcataaagatTATATTGAATATTTCTAGTAATTTAAAACTCATATTCTCCGTTAAGACAAACTAGTGCCTTGATGAATAGCAATAGTGATTGAGGGGGGTAAAACTATCTTGTATGGTAGGGAAATATACCTCTCTACAACCCTCGCCTGTTGTTCTGATTGCATTCTTAAAGCACTACAGGGAATGTGCTTAGTCTCTTTTCTAGAAacaatttttcttgtatttgaaGAGAGTTACTACATTCTCAGCCTTCACTTTTTTAGACAAAACAGTCTCACCTTTTTTAACTAACAGAATATTGCTTCTAGCACTCCCACTTACGCTAGTGGTCTCTCCTTACATACTCTGTGCTCTAAATGTATGCTGACAAGGACTGAAAATGATGCACCAACAGTTTTTCCCCAGGATATCATCTTATTTTTTCTAGGCCCTCTGTTCCCATTAGTAttacattaacaacaacaaaaataaagtgaGCAATTGGACTCCCTCATTTTATTGTTAATTTACTGAGTTTGCTGCTAACAAAAAAATCCTCTAATTCCTTTTTACATGATGTTCTTGTGTACTAATTTTCTACAATCTTTCAAGGtccatttttcaaatttatattcttGCCTTTACATTTAACCCAGAAAATCgttgtaattttttaatgttaatttggTCTTCTAAGGATGTTCTCACACACTCTCTCCCACTCTGGCTCTTGCTCtttatctctatctctgtctccatctctctcaGTCTGGGGCCATCCTTAAATCTGCTTCTGTTGCACGGGCCAGGGAGAAGGTTGAAGCTCTGCAACCTGCCCCTAGAGACACTCCCAGGAGGATCTGGATACACCAGGGTGTTCCAAGTTAATATcgtcagccagccagccagcatcTTCTTTTCTGCAGGACTAAAAGTAAATGCATTATCAAGTAACTGCTAATATttagttacattttctttatacagagCAATTAGTTGCCATgagttggaaaatatatttatctatctaaGACCGTgtacttaattattttaattgtttgaaaACTAGTGCAATATATTTCAGGACCTACATTTTTAGGATCAGACATATCTAAGGTATCTAATTCATCCTGTCCCCAAACTCTATAGCTAAAGTCATCTTAGAAAGgcctaaaataaattattctggaGTTGTACTTATATCAATAAAAATGGAGATGATATCCTAAAGCATTAGTACTGCATATCTTCTAGATTCTGTTTAAGAAGAGTCACAACTTGGATACAGAAAACTATAGAAAGTGTGAGTAAAATTGTTGCCATCTGATAAAAATGTCTTTCCAGGTAAAGTAACTTaaaaaacttttccacatttagaGGAAATGCTGCCTAAGTCAGAGTAAATCAACTTCTCTTTGAAACTGACTTGATTTAGAAATGTTATTGTGATAATAAATTATAGTTTTCTCCCAGCATATAAGACCTTCAAATGGAAATCTGGAAGTCACAATTCTGTCTTGTGTTCAATATTATTTTCTACTGGACACTGCCCAAAAATTCATTACAGCTTAAACATAGTTAATTTATTTCTACCTATCTCAAAGTATGTTACAGTAATTAATGGAGGCAGAAAGATTAACTAGAGCAGAAAGATATTATAaaagtcatatattttattttgattatatgTTTGaatcatatttatgtattttataactCAGGTTTCTAAATTATCtacattttatagaattttagaatgctattttatattctgaaatgGAATTCCTGTTGAAAACACTAAGTAAATTCACCATTAAGACaagtaaaatgaataatataccatctaaaacattttatcatttgttatttGAGCAGTTGTAGTAAAATCACCAGAGAGGAATATGTAGTTGCAGCCATCCACTGTATTTTCAAGATGTTCAGCAACCACGAAATGAATTTCACATCAAGAccataatgagaaaaaagattCCAGAATAATTTCCTACTTCTTGAATTGAATGTGAATGAACAGAGAAGGCAGATCATTTCTAAAAACAACATCTCATCCAGTGAACTGAATCCTTACAATCTGTGTATTAGGAatcaacatttgaaaaattatgcAATCGTGTTGACATGTTCaggcaatttttattttgaatatagtCTATTTCTTCCAGACAACAACAGCCACCAAAACTAACTTTTCcggtttttttaaataagttgagTAATAATAGCAACACTGTCAAGTAAACAATCAAGACCTAAGAGTTTTCTTATGAACCAACTACCAGAGGAAATGGTAAGATTTGTGTTATGTTTTTTCCATCTTCCAGCAGGTCATGTATAATTAATGGCTATTAGCTCTGTGACCATCCACCAATAACTTCTCTTCTGATAACCCTTTGATTCTTTAAATAAAGGATTTTACTTCTTGTGTTATTCAAAATATGAGTATTGAACTTAGCACTTTGTGTTCTGGTTACTTATAAATATCGTCGTCTTTCCTGATAGATTAGAATCAAGTTGTCTATATTTTGACTAAGGACATGTCATTTCACCTCTTTAAGCCCCACTTTCTTATTCATAATGTGTGGATAAcaatcttttcaaataaatatcaCTGAATCCAAAGATTTtgttaacaaattttttaaaaggattaaataaatatataataaaggaaataaaaaggttCTTCTTTAACAATACCCctttgttttatttgaaatataaatataaaaataagttagcCTCACATTCAAACAAGAATCCACTTGGTGTTCAGCTTAAAAATATGATTTCCTGAGTAGGTTTCATAGAGTTTGTTGCCAATTAGCTTGATGCCATTTCTATCAGCTTCATGTCTCATTGAATCCAGCAACTATTTTTAGGCCTTGATGGTCTACAGGGCTAGTGCGCAGAAGCAGTACAGGTCTGAAGAGAGGACAACAGCCCTTTACTTTGTAGGAACCACATTGTAATTGAAGATGAGGtttgaagggaaggaggaagtttGCTGGTGGTGTTTTTGCTTGAAGAGTTGTTTTTACACACAATGCCACACACACTGCAGTGACAATTTTGGAATGAACACCTCATGCTAACGCTGCTCTtaccattttcttaattttccatCAGAGACAAACAGCCTCTCAAACACTGTAGCTTAAAGACTCTTTTGACTTCCCTATATATATGGGTTTTATCTGTTGTGCAGAGTGGTAGCATCTTTGCTGACTGGCAAATACAGCTTTTGTTCAGTGTTGCAGCTCAGATTTTACAtctagcaaaaaagaaaaacgtGCGgtttttataaatcattttattttttaaaaaagaagaaaacaaacatccTTCCTTCAGAATTCTCCTTTTCAAAATAAAGCCTGCAAGCCAATGGCAGCAATGCCTTCACTTTTAAGGCACCTTGTACAGGATATGTCTGTTTGAAGAATCTGTCATCTCAGCTCAAGGACCTTGTGTTTTGTGGCCAACCAAAGAATATTGTGTACCCTGAACCTTGTTAGGAAACACATTAGGTActgcttaatttattttaaacctAATTTTAAGGAGGGAAATCAGGTTAGATTTAGCACTTTACTATAAATTATACTTTCTGTGTACGtagatgaaattaattttggGTGGGGGGAATTTGAACTAAAATACATATTCTAAAAAGTTTGCAAATTCTGCTTTTGATCACTTAAAAGAGAAATACAAGGTTGCATTAAGCCTTTaatcagaaagacaaaaactaaggaaaataatattaacatCTTCCAtagatcaaaataaatttttcacaTATTCAAGTCTCCCTTTCCAATTATCTTACTGAACTGACTGGTAAGATTTCTTCCTTTGTTCTGAAATATGTCAGAATCTTAGAGAAACTATATCAATAAGAATATATCTATAAATGTACGTACACaccagaaaacataaagaaatatataacattatatataggTATAATGTTCTACATGGGCTAAATGCAACATAAGATATTCTTCTGGTAAAATTGTTATCCTAAACCatgtcagctttttaaaaattttattttacttttcgtTTTGAAATAGtgtaaaactttacataaatgttGCAAGAATGGTACCTGTCATTATCTTCAGTGTACTCCCTGATTTGCTCAGCCCCATTCAGGTTACCAACACAGCCACAGCACTAGCCACATCCTGGGCTCCTCCCCATCAATGTATTGGCAGTACTGACCAAATCCTTGACCCAGACcaatgggaagaagaaaggaccatactaccttttaaaatatcatttgaaTTATATTGAGGAATGCCGGGTGTTTCCAGATGTGCTCTAGCTGAGTCTTCTGCTTCAAGACAGGATTGTACAATCTCCATTTCAGACATTTCCCCTTTCCTTGTAAAGTTCTAAGAAAAAAAGTCCACATCAGAATTTCATACAAACTATCAGCTCCACATTGCTTTTCAAATGAAGCACCATGAAGTTTgtgaagttttaaatttcatagcaaattctatttctagttttctctCACAATCAGCAACTATAGCAAACACTGAGTGGAGGAGGGAAACATGagggaaaatataggaaaatcaATTTTATCTCCTGCAATTAGAGAAACTAAACTCTATGGAATATTCTGCTTTATTGAATCGGATCTGAATCAtcaaatgaaatacattttatctATTATATCTGGCTTATTTATAGAATGTGGTTTATTACATTATACAGTAACTGGAAGGTATTGTGTGAGTCATTTAGCTACTCACCAAGGTTCATTTAGTAAAAGACCACCCCTGTTGCTCTATATGGTATGATAGagacttgaaaaataaattttatagctATTATCAGTATTAGTCATAATGCCCCTTTGTTGTGCTAGGAGaagatattttatagaaaaacaaaagaagtcaGTGACCTAAGAGCTAAATAATTTGCCTAATGTCTCAGCAAGGCTGAGGAACAGAAGATGAAGATTTCCAGGATCCTCTTCTGGTGCACAAACCAGTGGAACACATTGTTCTCATAAATGCATGTAACTGATAAGAGGCTCCCTACTCCCCCCAGCATGCAGAAAGACACTAGTTAAATGCCTTTCTGGGTGAAAAAAGTCTCCAGGGTACAGGCTATTTTCTTACCCTCCTATGATAAAGGGAACATTTGGATGAAGTAAGACACCTTAGCATTCAGAGAAACCTgccaaaaataagagaaaagagcTACCCGGCTTAACATTTGTTCTTGAATAGGGAGGGATGAAATTGAGTGTTCAGCTACTCAGAAATTGTATCCCAAATGTAAGGAGTGGTGTTTGTCCCCAAATAAAGTCATATGATAAACACATGTGCTTGTAAAACAGCCCACTCCAAGCCACGCACTGAAGTGAAAAGAGGGTTGAAGATATGTTTTATTTGATGAACCATATACAAATCTTAGTATATGTTCACAACCTCATTAAATATGTAGAAACCCTTTGAAACAAACCAAACATGGTCACAAACTTCCTGAGCCTATTTTGGGAAATAGAACTACTGGGCAAGTTAAGCTTCAGGCCACAGACCAACCACAAGAGCCACAAGtatggctgaatggataaatttTGAAACCCATAGTGCTGAGCCTGGGATGTTCCTTGGGTGGCTGAAGGCAGAGAAGCAAGCAGTTTCTCAAGGAATTACTGTATTTGTTCATATATGGCATATCTGAAAGTTGAAGCTACAAAATTGTCtcggattttttttctatattctaaTCTCACCGGTGGCTAAAGATAACTAATATAAAATTCTGCCGACTAGGtggaaaaaacagattttaactctatagatatagatatttatagatatagatagatgatatagaTGCAGATATAGAAAGATAAAGatatagctggatgtggtggtgcacacccgtaatcccaacaactcaggaggctgaggaaggaggattgcttgagcccataagTTCAAGacaagactgggcaacatagtgtaatcacccatctctaaaaaaaacttaaaaataaacaaattagcttgctgtggtggcaagcacctatagtcccagctacttgagaggccaaggtgggaggatcacttgagcccaggagtttgaggctgcagtgagccatgattgcaccactgaactctagtctgggtgacagagtgagatcttgtttctaaaaaaaaattagggataaaagatatataatgcatatatatacaaatatatataatgtacatatttcTAAATAGTATATTAATTCTAGAACGGAACAAATAATGCCccagcatttttaaatgtttcaaagtAGATTTTCTTTAACTAGTGTTGAGTATCTCCGTAGGTATGAGGATATATTCTTGGGGATTCAACGAGTCTCAATTTTTTCAATGTTAGGTTTTCATTGCTGTGATAATCTTGAAAAACTTAATACAGAATATTCTGGATCGTCTGGAGGATCCCAAACTGCCATTTGGTTTGTGCTTACAAATTGATGCCACATGGTATttctgaagggaaaaaaagaaatggcttcAATATATAAACCATGCATTCACCCCCAAATGAAGGCCAAATGCTGTCATGATTTACTGTACAAAAGAAATTTTCACAGCAGTTCCCAAAGGGCAAATTGGGGTGAACTGAATCATCACATAACAGGGTAATACAGACCTAGCAGTCCCTGCCATAGGGAAGTCAAGGCAGCTCTTTATGCCAGAGTCCTGGCTTCCATTCCTGTAACATACTTGGAACATTCACTAAAGGTAGAGGGAATTCAGAAATGACCACCAGCATCAGGCATCTTATAGAACATATTTTTCAGAAGGCTCTAGCAAAGCACATTTTCGTGTAATGGGGGCATAAAAAGAACCTCACCTTTAAGCACAGTACAAAATTGTAAAATAGCAAATTTGGGTAGAAATagctaaaatgaaagaaatatccTTGACAGAGGCTTTGTAATGCAAATTagatctctatttaaaaattcaatgtgCAGCAATTATAAATCGGAAGACTGAGAACTTTCTGAAAGTGTGTGTTCCGTTCTTTCTATCCCACTCAATAAGCAAAGTTTGAGCACCAGTTGTGCCAAACAGTGAAACATGGTCCCTACCCTTAGGGTActtacattttaagaaaagagaCACAACTAAAGAGATAATTTTGTTATAATTTGGGTTCAGTGGGAGATAGAGAAGAACACTTCTGCAGCCTGATACAAAAGTAGGACCAAACAATTACGGAGCAAAGGAGGCCCCCATGGAAGCACATCAAAATGAGGACTAGCAGTGGAGTCACAGAATTCAAGTGATGGGAGAAGAGTATCAGACCTAAATCCGCAGTAGAGACACTCTCTTAGTGCGAAGGGCTTGGTCCTTTTGTTAAACACCAACACGCGCTATGCAGGTATgccatcttgggtcactgcatATTCTTGGTACATTGTACTTAATTCAGTCTGAGCTGCATTCTTTTCAACTCATCACATTGTTCTTCTTAGAAAGCCACAAAATACATCAA
Protein-coding sequences here:
- the LOC112134657 gene encoding uncharacterized protein LOC112134657, with product MSEMEIVQSCLEAEDSARAHLETPGIPQYNSNDILKESISKKMWFEHTELHNMSKIGPNGSVLQHCSAFPFLGVTTLLRKEEKAKICSQVDSSMMESPKWKSRLWLQDIRFNKQKDAHLGCCTNYHVLNKVTYFTLHVEMSIISMCHRRSHKYHYWLC